In Gemmatimonas sp., one genomic interval encodes:
- a CDS encoding helix-turn-helix domain-containing protein, with the protein MIDDHRQRIIHAAARVYAQHGWRGATTRRIAEEAGVNEVTLFRQFGSKDALLDLMMQECSRIKQEATFPQEPVDPEQELLDWVSAHHSALVSMRPIVRQMMSDAENRPDVADCATHGPSAAMAHLHDYVVKLRRHGWITESGEVTPAEVRAAATMLMGAVFADGMNRDIMPTMFTQPVPETLRAYVRIFLRGVGALQEPAHRAARTVERDSTSTTVPK; encoded by the coding sequence ATGATTGACGACCACCGACAGCGCATCATTCACGCCGCCGCCCGGGTGTACGCCCAGCACGGCTGGCGCGGAGCGACCACCCGCCGGATTGCCGAAGAAGCCGGCGTGAACGAAGTCACGCTCTTCCGGCAGTTCGGCTCCAAAGACGCCCTGCTCGACCTGATGATGCAGGAGTGCTCGCGCATCAAGCAGGAAGCCACCTTTCCGCAGGAACCGGTCGACCCTGAGCAAGAGCTGCTTGACTGGGTCTCCGCCCATCACAGCGCCCTGGTGAGCATGCGCCCCATCGTGCGCCAGATGATGAGCGACGCCGAGAACCGGCCCGATGTGGCTGATTGCGCCACGCACGGTCCAAGTGCGGCCATGGCCCACCTGCACGACTACGTGGTGAAGCTGCGTCGACATGGATGGATTACCGAGTCCGGCGAAGTCACGCCGGCCGAGGTGCGGGCCGCCGCCACCATGCTGATGGGCGCGGTGTTCGCCGACGGCATGAACCGCGACATCATGCCCACGATGTTCACCCAGCCGGTGCCGGAAACGCTGCGCGCCTATGTGCGCATTTTTCTGCGCGGGGTCGGTGCCTTGCAGGAACCAGCACACCGTGCAGCACGTACGGTCGAACGCGACTCGACTTCCACCACTGTCCCCAAATGA
- a CDS encoding XdhC family protein, which translates to MFVHQTRVTGFRELARAAAEAVAARPDVPLALATLVQVDGSSYRQPGARLLVDADGRVLAGAISGGCLEGDVAARAAEVCATGRGVRLMYDLRADLEAIWGFGAACDGIAHLLLEPLLDPSWLADVEAIRSRRGSGAVLTVLDGHGGGSSCAVLDGDAATGTWRPIGNQVHWISGSELMECTRAAQRTGHPLLHDVRDDAAVLFIEPLVARIALHVIGAGRGAEAFVQIAQALDWDVSVIDHRPSVLANLDLPAGVTTHVARIDDPFNDSESLNGGASFNDSESLNGVVASLPQDGRTAVALLSHIFDVDSAWLAALLPLPVAYIGVLGSRKRAGQLLDAVDAALLERGTALTDRMRHRLHAPIGLDLGGESPASIALSAIAEIEAVIHGRPAGFLRERQSPIHARTPTPRVFDHESPIVPTECDVGLDDHRDRE; encoded by the coding sequence ATGTTTGTCCATCAGACCCGCGTGACCGGATTCCGAGAACTGGCCCGCGCCGCCGCGGAGGCCGTAGCCGCGCGCCCGGATGTGCCGCTCGCGCTGGCGACGCTGGTGCAGGTCGACGGCAGTTCGTACCGTCAGCCCGGTGCCCGCCTGTTGGTGGATGCCGATGGGCGCGTACTGGCCGGCGCGATCAGTGGCGGCTGTCTCGAAGGCGACGTGGCCGCGAGAGCGGCTGAGGTGTGTGCGACCGGCCGCGGTGTTCGATTGATGTATGATCTGCGGGCCGATCTCGAGGCCATTTGGGGATTCGGCGCGGCGTGCGATGGCATCGCGCATCTGCTGCTGGAGCCGTTGCTCGATCCATCCTGGTTGGCTGATGTCGAGGCGATCCGCTCGCGTCGCGGCAGTGGCGCCGTGCTCACGGTGCTCGATGGCCACGGTGGCGGCAGCAGCTGTGCGGTGCTCGACGGCGACGCCGCGACGGGCACGTGGCGCCCCATCGGAAATCAGGTCCACTGGATCTCGGGGTCCGAGTTGATGGAGTGCACGCGGGCGGCGCAGCGCACCGGCCACCCGTTGTTGCACGACGTGCGGGACGATGCTGCGGTGCTGTTCATCGAGCCGTTGGTGGCACGGATTGCGCTGCATGTGATCGGTGCGGGTCGCGGCGCGGAGGCGTTCGTGCAGATCGCGCAAGCGCTGGATTGGGACGTGAGCGTCATCGATCATCGTCCTTCGGTTCTGGCCAATCTCGATCTACCGGCGGGCGTGACCACCCATGTGGCGCGTATCGACGACCCGTTCAACGACTCGGAGTCGTTGAACGGGGGCGCGTCTTTCAACGACTCCGAGTCGTTGAACGGAGTGGTGGCGTCGCTGCCGCAGGACGGGCGCACCGCTGTTGCGTTGCTGTCGCATATTTTCGACGTAGACAGTGCCTGGCTCGCCGCCCTGTTGCCGCTCCCGGTCGCCTACATCGGCGTGCTGGGCTCACGAAAGCGCGCCGGGCAGTTGCTGGACGCGGTGGACGCGGCGTTGCTGGAGCGTGGTACCGCCCTCACTGATCGCATGCGCCACCGGCTGCACGCCCCGATCGGCCTCGACCTCGGCGGCGAGAGCCCGGCATCGATCGCGCTGTCGGCCATCGCCGAGATCGAGGCGGTGATCCATGGTCGCCCCGCCGGTTTCTTGCGGGAGCGTCAGAGTCCGATTCATGCCCGCACGCCGACCCCCCGGGTGTTCGATCACGAGAGTCCGATCGTGCCCACCGAGTGCGATGTGGGGCTCGACGATCACCGCGATCGCGAGTGA
- a CDS encoding nucleotidyltransferase family protein yields the protein MTVAGVLLAAGGSRRLGSPKQLLKVNGVTLVERAARHLVEAGCAPVLVIIGADAADVRDAVSMLAVQCVENADWERGMGTSIARAVTQLNDVRFTGIRAALIATCDMPTVTADHLRSLIETSNHGAERVASAYAGPDGGAVVGIPAVLPRADWPTLAELDGDQGARGLLRDSRTLTVSLRHGNFDLDTPDDVAAWRATDGASP from the coding sequence ATGACCGTCGCCGGTGTGCTGCTGGCGGCAGGAGGCTCCCGTCGCCTCGGATCCCCGAAGCAGTTGCTCAAGGTGAACGGCGTGACGCTCGTGGAGCGTGCGGCCCGCCACCTGGTGGAGGCGGGCTGTGCACCGGTGCTCGTCATCATCGGCGCAGACGCCGCCGATGTACGCGATGCTGTTTCGATGCTGGCGGTACAGTGCGTCGAAAATGCGGACTGGGAGCGGGGCATGGGCACGTCGATCGCACGTGCCGTGACCCAGCTGAACGATGTACGTTTTACCGGAATTCGGGCGGCGCTGATCGCCACCTGCGACATGCCGACGGTCACTGCCGATCATCTCCGGTCGCTGATCGAGACCTCGAACCACGGCGCCGAGCGCGTCGCGTCGGCGTATGCCGGCCCTGATGGGGGTGCGGTCGTGGGCATCCCCGCGGTGCTGCCGCGCGCGGATTGGCCGACGCTCGCGGAACTCGACGGCGACCAGGGCGCTCGCGGATTACTTCGTGACAGTCGGACCCTTACGGTTTCTCTTCGGCACGGTAATTTCGATCTCGACACCCCGGACGACGTCGCCGCCTGGCGCGCCACCGACGGTGCCTCCCCGTAG
- a CDS encoding DinB family protein, giving the protein MSLVQSALADLDHEMAQTRKMLERVPEAHLDFTPHPKSWPLQKLANHLTDFGLWGAVTITTSELDFAQPMPRVEAPTTAAGFVAQFDARLADFKAALSTVTDEQLGETWTLRMGAHVIMAEPKLSVLRTTVISHMIHHRAQLTIYYRLLGVPVPGLYGPSADEQ; this is encoded by the coding sequence ATGTCTCTCGTTCAATCCGCCCTGGCCGATCTCGATCACGAGATGGCGCAGACCCGCAAGATGCTGGAGCGCGTTCCCGAGGCACACCTCGACTTCACGCCGCATCCGAAGTCGTGGCCGTTGCAGAAGCTCGCCAATCACCTCACCGATTTCGGCCTGTGGGGAGCCGTGACGATCACCACGTCGGAGCTCGACTTCGCACAGCCGATGCCGCGTGTGGAAGCGCCGACCACCGCTGCCGGCTTTGTGGCGCAGTTTGACGCTCGCCTCGCCGACTTCAAGGCGGCGTTGTCCACCGTGACTGACGAGCAGCTTGGCGAGACGTGGACACTGCGCATGGGCGCGCATGTCATCATGGCCGAGCCGAAGCTGTCCGTGCTCCGCACGACGGTGATCAGCCACATGATCCACCATCGCGCGCAGCTCACGATCTACTATCGCCTGCTCGGCGTGCCCGTTCCTGGGTTGTACGGTCCGTCGGCCGACGAGCAGTAG
- a CDS encoding M20/M25/M40 family metallo-hydrolase, producing the protein MTTPLVAQSPATAVTPADVATVEAVARWVALAAPPSGEAHALDALRGVLPGWTRDNMGNLMKRVGSGSPRRMIACAMDVPAFVVSGITEQGYIRLHRTGVAAHPLWDQFHEAHQLRILSARGDVTGVVAIANGHFARQHRGDTTVVGVDQLWVDVGASSKAQAEALGIALLDPVVASRPVWTYAGYASGPAAGARASCAAVASAGAAAAASSQPGETIYVLSSQRSFGWVGLAAVLARVGTLDALTLLDEGKAAGSAVMLPVARLGQTKRAVSRVIASTGLDSVRVLTPAVRFAGTLVESVAAADVRALLQEAARAGGFANAPALLAPALDTAKATENARLPRRDAYGAIEKTFMTIADLPGVPGHEWRVREAITALLPAWAKSRAVVDSAGNLIVSAGPDRDSIAFIAHMDEVSFEVESISRDGMVRLARRGGVVPSAWEGQPAALHFDRVGNSDAQPSLRGVFVPRDSARVKAPAVSTAWFGVDSATLVAQGVRVGNAVTGYKRASRLGGTRLTGRGSDDRTGSTALLHAVQRIDPNTLTHKVLFVWSVREEGGLNGAGAFGANHGRSLQRIYSVDTFVSSDTPLEGKAFAYAPLGQGFVLRGLDDGAISPPAERQRVLSAARAQGIPVQQGTTHGATDGSAIAPYGAPNVGLSWPGRYSHTPGEVLDLRDVDALVRIITALAVAR; encoded by the coding sequence GTGACCACTCCACTTGTCGCGCAGTCGCCCGCTACCGCGGTCACACCCGCCGATGTCGCGACCGTCGAAGCGGTGGCCCGATGGGTCGCGCTGGCGGCGCCGCCTAGTGGCGAGGCCCACGCGCTCGACGCGTTGCGCGGCGTGCTCCCCGGCTGGACGCGCGACAACATGGGCAATCTCATGAAACGGGTGGGCAGCGGATCACCGCGTCGCATGATCGCGTGCGCGATGGACGTGCCGGCCTTCGTGGTCAGCGGCATCACCGAGCAGGGATACATCCGACTGCATCGCACCGGCGTCGCGGCGCATCCGCTGTGGGATCAGTTCCACGAGGCGCACCAGCTGCGCATTCTCTCGGCCCGCGGCGACGTCACGGGCGTGGTGGCGATCGCCAACGGGCACTTCGCGCGTCAGCATCGTGGCGACACGACGGTCGTCGGCGTCGATCAGCTCTGGGTCGACGTGGGCGCGAGCTCGAAGGCGCAGGCTGAAGCCCTTGGCATTGCGTTGCTCGATCCGGTTGTCGCGTCGCGACCGGTGTGGACGTACGCCGGCTATGCCTCTGGGCCGGCCGCCGGCGCCCGTGCCAGTTGCGCCGCCGTGGCCAGTGCTGGAGCAGCGGCCGCCGCGTCATCGCAGCCGGGTGAAACGATCTACGTGCTGTCATCGCAGCGCAGCTTCGGCTGGGTCGGACTCGCGGCCGTCCTCGCGCGCGTGGGCACGCTCGATGCCCTGACGTTGCTCGATGAAGGTAAGGCGGCAGGCAGTGCGGTCATGCTTCCGGTGGCGCGTCTTGGGCAGACCAAGCGTGCCGTGTCACGCGTGATCGCGTCCACAGGACTCGACAGTGTTCGCGTCCTCACGCCAGCGGTGCGTTTCGCAGGGACGCTGGTGGAATCGGTGGCGGCGGCCGATGTGCGCGCGTTGCTGCAGGAGGCGGCGCGCGCTGGCGGCTTCGCGAATGCCCCTGCGCTGTTGGCTCCAGCCCTCGATACCGCAAAAGCCACCGAGAATGCGCGCCTGCCGCGCCGCGATGCTTATGGTGCAATCGAAAAGACGTTCATGACGATCGCCGACCTGCCTGGCGTGCCCGGACACGAGTGGCGCGTGCGCGAGGCGATCACGGCGCTGCTGCCGGCCTGGGCGAAGTCGCGCGCGGTGGTGGACAGCGCGGGCAATCTCATCGTGTCGGCCGGCCCCGATCGTGACTCGATCGCGTTCATCGCGCACATGGACGAAGTGAGCTTCGAAGTGGAGAGCATCTCGCGCGACGGCATGGTGCGGTTGGCGCGTCGCGGCGGCGTGGTACCGAGTGCGTGGGAAGGGCAGCCGGCAGCGCTGCATTTCGATCGCGTGGGCAATAGCGATGCCCAACCGTCGTTGCGCGGGGTGTTCGTACCGCGCGACTCCGCACGGGTGAAAGCGCCCGCCGTGAGCACCGCCTGGTTTGGCGTCGACTCCGCTACGCTCGTCGCACAGGGCGTGCGCGTGGGGAACGCGGTGACCGGCTACAAGCGTGCGTCACGCCTGGGCGGTACGCGTCTCACCGGACGTGGCAGCGACGACCGCACGGGCAGCACGGCGCTATTGCATGCGGTGCAGCGCATCGATCCGAACACCCTCACGCACAAGGTGTTGTTCGTGTGGTCGGTGCGTGAAGAGGGCGGACTGAATGGCGCCGGCGCGTTTGGCGCGAATCATGGCCGTTCACTGCAGCGGATCTACAGTGTAGACACGTTCGTGAGCTCGGATACGCCGCTCGAGGGCAAGGCGTTTGCCTACGCGCCGCTGGGGCAGGGCTTCGTGCTGCGCGGTCTCGACGACGGCGCGATCTCACCGCCGGCCGAGCGTCAGCGCGTTCTCTCGGCGGCGCGTGCGCAGGGCATTCCCGTGCAGCAGGGCACCACACATGGTGCGACGGATGGCTCGGCGATTGCGCCCTATGGGGCGCCGAATGTCGGGCTGTCGTGGCCCGGACGGTATTCGCACACGCCTGGCGAAGTACTCGACCTGCGTGATGTCGACGCGCTCGTGCGCATCATCACGGCGCTGGCGGTGGCCCGGTAA
- a CDS encoding Spy/CpxP family protein refolding chaperone, whose product MRSSHSRSLALALTLSAFGPSLLDAQTPPAQRPPRPRAAATPAPGAAGPANAQSGPAGRVGGPGARNGRGGPGGGHPAAMLLRARTQLELTDDQVKRLEALAAAPAPKSNATDMMRAQADLLDATQGDGNLTGARAALDKLSRLRNDQLLARIKSQQDVRAVLTTTQKTKVDNMRQQLRSRVGAKRQRGMRQGGLPQGGMRQRGMRQGRGQMGPGMMPGMGPGMMPGHPQGGPQGPQGPMPRMRRGGDVPDTAPVPPVN is encoded by the coding sequence ATGCGAAGCTCTCATTCCCGTTCATTGGCGCTCGCCCTCACGCTCAGCGCGTTCGGTCCGTCGCTACTCGATGCGCAGACGCCTCCCGCACAGCGTCCGCCGCGGCCGCGTGCGGCTGCTACTCCAGCACCCGGCGCGGCTGGTCCCGCGAATGCACAGTCTGGACCGGCTGGTCGCGTTGGTGGTCCCGGTGCCCGCAACGGACGTGGTGGCCCTGGCGGTGGACACCCGGCCGCGATGTTGCTCCGCGCCCGCACGCAGCTCGAGCTCACCGATGATCAGGTCAAACGACTCGAGGCCCTGGCGGCCGCTCCGGCGCCCAAGTCGAACGCCACCGACATGATGCGCGCGCAGGCCGATCTCCTCGATGCCACGCAGGGTGATGGCAATCTGACGGGTGCCCGAGCGGCGCTCGACAAGCTCAGCCGCCTGCGCAATGATCAGCTGCTGGCCCGTATCAAGTCGCAGCAGGATGTACGTGCGGTGCTCACTACGACGCAAAAGACCAAGGTCGACAACATGCGCCAGCAGCTGCGCAGTCGCGTCGGCGCCAAGCGTCAGCGCGGAATGCGTCAGGGTGGCTTGCCCCAGGGTGGCATGCGGCAGCGCGGTATGCGGCAGGGTCGCGGTCAGATGGGCCCGGGCATGATGCCTGGCATGGGGCCGGGCATGATGCCGGGACATCCGCAAGGCGGCCCACAGGGCCCACAAGGTCCGATGCCGCGCATGCGTCGCGGTGGGGACGTGCCCGACACGGCCCCGGTACCGCCGGTCAACTGA